From Candidatus Omnitrophota bacterium, one genomic window encodes:
- a CDS encoding FAD/NAD(P)-binding protein produces the protein MKNIYKPIEGVLENIITESSKIKTFVIRPKEHFEFKCGQFIELTLPGIGEAPFTPSSDPAVKEKIDVTIMNAGKVTSLLHNSDKNISLGIRGPFGKGYPLHKFEGKDVLIVGGGVGLAPLRALLFGLFADIKKYNKIVFRYGARTAQDIIYKDQIPVWSAKEGVDWLTTVDVGDPSWKGHVGLITTVLNDLPIDMKKAVAIVCGPPIMMKFVTLKLLDLGFAPSDIYLSMEKSMSCGLGKCGHCRIGKFYICKDGPVFTYEELKDVHDIWD, from the coding sequence ATGAAAAACATCTACAAGCCCATAGAGGGCGTTTTGGAAAACATAATTACCGAATCCTCCAAGATCAAGACTTTTGTGATTCGGCCAAAGGAGCATTTTGAGTTTAAATGCGGCCAGTTCATTGAGTTGACCTTGCCCGGTATAGGGGAAGCGCCGTTTACTCCGTCATCTGACCCGGCAGTAAAAGAAAAAATAGACGTGACGATAATGAATGCCGGAAAGGTTACTTCTTTATTGCATAATTCAGATAAGAATATTTCTTTGGGTATCCGCGGGCCGTTCGGGAAAGGTTATCCGCTGCATAAATTTGAAGGCAAAGACGTTTTGATCGTCGGAGGAGGCGTAGGGCTTGCTCCGCTAAGAGCGTTACTGTTTGGGTTATTCGCCGATATCAAGAAATATAATAAAATAGTGTTTCGTTACGGAGCGCGTACCGCGCAGGACATTATTTATAAGGATCAAATCCCTGTATGGTCGGCTAAAGAAGGGGTAGACTGGCTTACTACTGTTGACGTGGGGGATCCTTCCTGGAAAGGGCATGTTGGTTTGATCACTACTGTTCTAAATGATCTGCCCATAGATATGAAAAAGGCGGTTGCCATTGTTTGCGGCCCGCCCATAATGATGAAATTCGTAACGCTTAAACTCCTGGACTTAGGGTTCGCCCCTTCGGACATTTATCTTTCCATGGAAAAATCAATGTCTTGCGGCCTGGGCAAGTGCGGGCACTGTCGTATCGGTAAATTCTATATTTGCAAAGACGGCCCGGTGTTTACTTATGAAGAATTAAAAGATGTTCACGATATTTGGGACTAA